Proteins from a genomic interval of Rosa chinensis cultivar Old Blush chromosome 2, RchiOBHm-V2, whole genome shotgun sequence:
- the LOC112188655 gene encoding dynein light chain 1, cytoplasmic produces MLEGKALIQDTDMPVKMQIQATASASQALDLYDVFDCRSISAHIKKEFDKRYGCGWQCVVGSNFGCFFTHSKGTFIYFTLETLSFLIFRGVSSSSS; encoded by the exons atgTTGGAAGGCAAAGCTTTGATACAAGACACAGACATGCCAGTGAAGATGCAGATTCAAGCCACGGCTTCTGCTTCTCAAGCTCTGGATCTCTATGATGTCTTTGATTGCAGATCCATATCTGCCCACATTAAAAAG GAGTTTGATAAGAGATATGGATGTGGTTGGCAATGTGTGGTGGGTTCCAATTTTGGGTGCTTCTTCACACATTCCAAAGGCACTTTCATCTACTTCACTCTTGAAACTCTCAGTTTCCTTATCTTTAGAggggtttcttcttcttcttcctga